A stretch of DNA from Oreochromis aureus strain Israel breed Guangdong linkage group 10, ZZ_aureus, whole genome shotgun sequence:
AGCCACTTTATCTTTTTGGTTTTCATCCTCCACACATTTGGTGCATCTTCCTCCAGCTACAGCAAGCAGAATAGCCATGACGCCTGCCACAATGGAAATGATAGTCAGGGCCCGGGCACCCTGGAGGTCTCCGGTGAGGGCGAGCATGGAGTCGTAGACCTTGCATTGCATCTGGCCTGTGCTCTGGACCACACAGCTCATCCAGATACCTTCCCAGATGATCTGTGAGGTGACAATGTTGCTGCCAATAAAAGCAGTGACCCTCCACATGGGAAGCGCGCACACAATGATGACTCCAATCCAGCCAATGATCCCCAGGGCTGCACCCAGCATTTGGAAGCCAGCAGACACCATTTTGGTAAGATTTGTTCTTCAAGCTGCTTCAAATTAAAGTCCTTTCTCTTTTCAGAGGTTGCTGATAAAGCTCTGAGTGGGTATCGCAGTTCTCACTGTGGAGTGATACAGGCTGTTGAATATTTGTTTCTTCCTTGCGATGAAGTCGAGTTTTCTGCCGGTCAGACGAGTTTGCTGAATGGGTGAGGATTTAGAGTGGAGCAGGTACAAATGCCTGATGGAGGAGGGGCAATGGAGAAACAGCAAACCGTCATCAGCACCTGCTTTTCAGGTCCACTCCCTAAATATAAAGTTTCACCTGAACAGGTGAGCAGGTGGGTGGAGTGATGTCCTGAATGTCTGGTGACTCAGTCAGTCTGAAATGACAACACCTCTGACCAAAACTTCCGACTAACCAAAAATGGTCATGTGCTCAGCGTTTTTGTTGTGGTACACCTGCGCTGATAATGGATGGCATCCCGCTGGAGTTCTCTCTCAAGTGAATGCACATAAATGGCCTTGCAAAAGACTCTCTGGAGGAACTGTATCTTTCACTTTACAGCATGTCAGGAGGTTGAGGGGGATGGACACAGCTCAGGACTGAGGGGAATATTATTCTTTCACTTAAAGTTAATTTGAATACTTTGATTGATTTCGATATTAAAAATGAAGTTAAGAGTACAATCATGTGCTTGATTAGGCTTTGACTATGCCCCTAAAAACAATAATGATCAGTTTTAATCTGATATGAGTATTAATAATCTTTGACAGGAAATTATCTTCATCTGCTTTTCCCAAAGTCCCAAAGAGAGAGTGATATATTTCcgtataatttatttttaagaaatcATAAATAACACAAACTGTTTTCTATAACATGCCAATACTATCCAGTCATATGCAAGTCGGAGTAACAAGTAATATCACAAACTGCCCACCTCCTATTACCAgttttaatttgctttttttataaaagaatatatttatataaatatgtacCTGTACATACTTGTGAGTAAATTTAAACAGAATTTCTCTTACTACTATGGCCCACCTGCAGTACCTTCGCAGCCCACTAGTGGGGCTCCAGCCCACGCTTCGGGAATCCCTGACCTATTTTATTAGATAACTGCATCCAGTGTAAAATACAAAGGTTCAGatttaagtaaataaagaacagtaaaataattaaatcatAAATTGAAATCAAAAGAACAAAGTACACCTAACTGTTTGCTCTACATTTCTGTTTGAAGTCGAAtgaaaaagtagcagaaataacaTGTAAGCGTAGTAGTGTAAATCTTATAAGCACTTACTCTTCACCAAATTCATGAattactggtgtgtgtgttttgtttttcaaagaagTGCACGTAGTGTGTCACTTACAGTCAGCATGAAGAAAAACAGGAGATGAACCAGCTCCGGATGTCACTCTTCCACTCTGTTTGCTTTGCAAATTGTGAGATTGTCTGTGtcggttctcagtcatccaggtcattgtagtctaaggagcttgcaaagaaaagcgtctggacttctttaagttgcttgaagacgtttcacctctcatccgagaagcttcttcagttctaaagtcaaatggtggagagtcccagatttaaacctagtgggagtatccccccaagagggacaaaaggaccccctgatgatcctctaatcacatgagccaaggtgtgaaaatgggtgtgggtcacaatcagccaggtgagctcattgtgaaacctggccccaccttatcatgcgaattcctgaggtcagatggcccaggatgtgagtgggcgttaaggcgtctggggagggatctcaaaactggattatagatggcagacagttggtgtcgtaaaccaccgcctctgttcaaagatggtcgctcacagtggacatagatggcctctttcactcctctttcaaaccatctgtcctctctgtccaaaatgtgaacattggcatcctcgaaagagtgacctttatccttaagatgcaggtggactgctgagtcttgtcctgtggaggtggctcttctgtgttgtgccatgcgcttgtgaagtggctgtttggtatctccaatgtagaggtctgggcattcctcgctacactgtacagcatacaccacattgttaagtttgtgttttggagttttgtctttcgggtgaaccggtttctgtctgagtgtgttgctgggtctgaagtacactgggatgtcgtgcttggagaaaactctcctgagtttctctgatacaccggctacataggggatgacaatgttgttgcatctgtctttcttatcctccctcgctggtgtctgatcttcttttctgtgcctctttgctgactttatgaacgcccaattaggataaccgcatgttttgagtgcttcctttacatgtgtgtgttccttcttttttccttcaggcttagagggaacatgttctgcccggtggtgtagggtcctgattactccaagtttgtgttccagagggtgatgggagtcaaagaggaggtactggtccgtgtgtgtgggcttccggtaaacttcgatGTTGAGGTTGACTTATTTCTGAACATGTTTGGACACTTTCTAAAATGTCAGTAAAACAGATAatgtgatttgcaaatctcCCAAATTCCTATTTTATTCTCTATAGAACATGGAAACATGTCAAAAGGAAAAGAGGGTCATCCAGCTTGTCAACAGCTCTCAGTTCAAAAGCCagcatctctgatggtatggcAGTGCCTTTGGATATAGTAGCTTTCAGGTGGCATCTTTTTCAGAAAAGGCCTTGCATATTTATCAAAGACAATTCTAAAACACATATTGGATCTATTACAGCAAACTGGTTTCATAGTAGAAGAGTTTTGAACTGACTTGCCTGCAGTCCAGACTTTTTACCAGTAAATATGTGGAGCATCACAAACTTAAAAGAAGACCCAGAATGAATGAGCGGTTAGTCCTACATCAGGCAAAGATGCGAATACTGTGCTCTCCCAAAAAGTTCAGTAGGTGCTTACCTTATTTTCAGATGTTTACACACTGCTGTTAAAAGAAGAGGCAATGCTACAAAGTGAGATATGTTGCTTCAAAATCAGCAAACATTTTTCCTAAAATAGTGCATTTCCTTAAACAACTGATATGTTTTTTATGTTCTATTGTGATTTGGGGGTTTATGAGATTTACAAatcatttcagtctgtttttatttgcattttacacAGCGTCCAAACTGGTTTTCAAATAAATATGTGATTTATGAAGTGGGAAAAATATTAAGAAGGCGTGCAAACCGAAGGCTGAGGTTGGAGGTGAGAGAAGCTCTGTGAGTGTTCTGAAACTCAGACTGAAGGCCAATTGTAAATGTGAACATACAAGAGCTTTTTGTTTGCTGAAGGTTACAAGAAAAGAGCTTTTGTTGTGTATGAAGTTCATTTAGGGTGAGGGGATGAAGGCATCAAAGAGTAGTCAGTGAGGTGATGTACAACATATTTGGCATGTCTGGATTTTGCAGCTATTGCAGCAAATCAAAGGATCGAAATCAAAGGAGAACGATAAACTCTGTTTTGTCTGCTATTCCCCTTTTATCTGTCATTCCCCATTGTGCCCAAGAGGTGACAGCAGTGTCTATTTTTGTGCTTGTGCATGTATGGCATGTGCGCACGCATGTATGCAGTTGGTGATGTGAACTCTTTTTCTGCGTAACCAGAATCTGAGGTTGCAGTTAGGAGAAGCAGCCTATTAATTTTAAACTTTGcatttacagaaaatgaaatCAACTTTAACCTTTTTTGCGATGCAGTACATGTATTAAGAGATATATGTCTGGAAGATTGTGAAAGCGTGCTATCACCTGTGCTCAAACATCCTTTAATTCCATTTCGTCTGTGACCATAACTCTCTAAGCACCCATTAAATGAAAGGCTCCACCCTCCTTTAAAGCATTTATGGCTTTGTAAC
This window harbors:
- the LOC116317295 gene encoding claudin-4-like, whose amino-acid sequence is MVSAGFQMLGAALGIIGWIGVIIVCALPMWRVTAFIGSNIVTSQIIWEGIWMSCVVQSTGQMQCKVYDSMLALTGDLQGARALTIISIVAGVMAILLAVAGGRCTKCVEDENQKDKVAVAAGVVFIIAAVLCLVPVCWTAHTIIQEFYSPLLNAAQKREMGASLYIGWGASALMLIGGGLLCASCPRKEKVPYNARYTAATRSDASAPTSGKGYV